CGGGAACCCCCGGTTAGTACCGGTTCCGCGCCCGGTATAGACTGGTCGGTACTAAATGGGCAtgcatttagtaccggctggtaaCATCGGACAGTAACAAATGATTTCATGCCAAAaaataaaggaaaaaaaatacaaCGAACCCCTTGAGGCCCGATCTTGATCTGCATCCGCATGTTCTCGTTGGCTCTGTCATGTTTTCTCAAGCTCCTAATATTTTGATGTTGTAGAGGAGCGCCGACGGCCGAGGTGGCAAGGCCTTCAGGGCACTTCCATGCCATGGCGCGGAGCGTGATGAGCCCTGCGGTTTGGAATTTTTTTCATATAGCTAAAGATGGTTTAAGGTAAATTTTGTGTACAACTCTTGGGCGCATCTATGATTTTTGTGTGATTCTAAATTTCTAAGTTTGACGGGTCGACGGATGTGTTTTGAGCAGTTTCAATATCTGTAGGATTTGCAGATGTAGGATGAAAATTGTTACACACTAGATGAAAGGGTTAACACACTAGTTCCAGATGAAGTTATCATGTTCTCAGGATGTGCAATGAATCAGATCTTCTAGCTCGCTAATTTACAATTAAAATCAAGCTTGCTTACAGTTTTTTTTTTCCACTCATGGATGAACCAATTTCATCACCGCACAACCACAACATTTGATGTTGGTGCTCCACAAAATATTATCATATTTCCATTCAATTGTTGGGGACGATATGTGTCTGTAGAGATGATGACTATTCCGGCTCTTGATGCACTATGCCTATTAAACTAATATGCGAGTTAACAATGTTGGAACATTTATTTTAAGTGTTTGGCTCATAGCTTTTGATGAGTTGGCACAAAATAACGGGAAGTGCAATTATTTCTTTTTCTAATTTTGTTAGCCTCATGACATGATAACGTGCCAGTCAAATATGTAATAAAAGAAATTTACACAGCCATGTGTGTTGTATGAGCATGTAATGTTGCCGATCATACCAGTTGCATAGATCGTTGTGGTACATATACAACATATTGTTAATTTATTGTTGTGTTAGGTTAAAAAATTTGCCCAACAAAtctagtacttccttgtgagCGACTCCATGGGTCTTATTGGCAAATTTAGGGATCATTTTCCTTAGAAAGGTCACGTTCTTTGTGGTCCCAAGATTTATTCATGCCTATATAAAAAATGTCAACTGCTTATGGAAGCATGCACATTTTTTTTGGTAGATGAAACAtatttgtaaaaatatatacatatacacgtATGTATGAAATAAGAGGTAACATCTTTTATAGAAAAATTTTGAACTCAACATTAACCTTATATTCGTCAGAACTACAATATTCAAGAATTTTGATGGCAGTGATTGGAACATATTTATATAGTTGCAAATAAGGTGCCCTTATAATAATTCGTGACGTTGAccccacctctctctctctctgcacgTTCAAAATAACTATAGTACTACCTTCATTCCTACTATGCTCCTAGTGGCATGGTTGCATTGTCGCATCTTGTGAAGTCTGAACTTTCACAGCTACCAACCGCCTCACAAAGTTTGTATGCTGTAGTATATACATAATCAAGTATGGCTCAAAAGGTACGATACAAAGTATATTCGGCCGATGTCAAATGTATGGTATAAACAATAATGGCACACATTTGAACATAGATAGGACTTCAGATTCTCAACCATTACTTTTCTTATTTCCGAGGAGTCACATACGTTGGCATGCAAACTTTATTATAGAAGTACAACTCATAAGGAATTTAGAAGAGGGTAGAACCAACGATGGGTTGCTGCCAGAAGGAGGCAGGACTCGTCAAAGCTAGTTGGTTGACTAGCTGTTGCTGCTGCCAGAAGGCGGCGGGACTCGTCAAAGCCAGTTGGTTGACTAGCTGTTGCTGCTGCAAGAAGGCAGCGGGGTGAGCCACGGCAAGTGGGTTGAATGGcaccagctgctgctgctgctgcgagaAGGCGGCGGAGTTCGCAACAGctagttggttgaatggaagcAGTTGCTGCTGCAAGTAGGCAGCGGGGTTCACCATGGCTAGCTGGTTGATCTGTTGTTGCAAGTAGGCGGCGGGGTTCGCCAGGGCTACCTGACTGAACGGTGATAGAACGCGTTGTTGCTGTGCCGCGATGCTCTGTACTGTCAGCTGGGCCAAAGATTGCTGCTGCAGTAAGGCTGACTGTTGCTGTAAGAACATTGCCGATGATGGTAGGATGCTAGCTGCCAGTGCCTGTTGTAGCCTGTAGGACTGCACAATCGGGTGCTCATATCCGACAGCTGCGATAGGTGAGAGGTACTGTGGAATAGTGGCAGCGGAGGCGGCTAGTGAGCACTGCGGAATAATGACCGCGGTGGTAGCGCTCACTAAGAGAGCAAGGAGTGCAAGGAGGGAAAATACCTTGGCTGCCATGCTTGCTCTAAGAGGTACTTAGTGGGTTTCAATTTCTATGTTGCTAGATTGTCTTAGTGATAGGGTGATGGATTACCTGCACATATTGGGCCTATTTATACACATGAGAGTCCATGTAGCTTTAGCAAGATTTGTTGCTTTTGCCTCGCAAATTGTTATCCAGATAAGCTAGAGATGACATGGTATCTAGTCGATTTTGGCATTTAGTGATAAATCCACTTGGATGGACGGTATGTGTTGGCAAGACAGCTCACTTAAGACACGCAAAAAGCAACTTCTTTCTGTTGGCATTGTGTTGATATATGAGTGACAACAGCATGGTTGGTTCACCTTTAAGCCTATGAAAGCCTTAGGCACAAAAATATGGGTTCCACTTAATGGTGAGCTGGTACAATTGTGATTTGGTGATGTGGATCCAAATCATATTGAGCTTAATTTGTCATCTACCTTTGATACGGTTTGCTCCAATTGCGATTCCTCCTGGATGAAAGGGTTAACGCAGTAGTTCCAGGCGAAGTTATTAAGTTCTCGGGACGTGGAATGAATCAGATGTTCTAGCTCGCTAATTTACCATTAAAAACAAACTTGCTTACACTATCTTATAGAAAATAACACATGCACAGAATAAAGTATCAGTATATCACACATGCACATATGGTAGCTTATGACAATAACATATAAATTACCAgacaaaaaatataaaaatttaATAAATAGAACtaaataattaatatatataaataatttcACTATTGGATTATTGATAAACTTTAAAGTTTGCCTTACTACTTGCTAGGGACACTGGCGAATAATACCTGTTTTTATCCTAACTTCCTCCTTTGCTCCCGGTGGATGCTATCTAGAACTTGGCTTATGCATCTTTTttgaaaggaaaaagaaggatGAAGTTTGTTTAATACTCAAACAACTGGATTGCCCACACAAACGTGGAAGCTTACACACTATTTTATTGAGACCGGCGAGAAACCTTACATTTGCTATTTTAATGGACGAAGTGATTAAGGAATTATCATATATATAAAGATTGAGTCAACTAGTAACATTTCTGCATGTAAATACTAACCTATGATAATATGATTGCTTAAAATTTTACTTTTGAAGAAACCATCCATTATATCGGCACTGCCACACAACTGACTTCTAGTACCGGGCAGGAACCCCCGGTTAGTACCGGTTCCGCGCCCGGTATAGATTGGTTGGTACTAAATGGGCATGCATTTAGTACAGGGCGCAATACCCGGTACTAAACGGCACATTTAGTACCGTCAGGTAACACCGGCCAGTAACAAATGATTTCACGACAAAAAATAAAGGAAAAAATACAACGAACCCCCGGGAGGCCCGTTCTTGATCTGCATCCACATGTTCTCATTGGCTCTATCATGTTTTCTCAAGCTCATAATATTTTGATGTTGTAGAGGAGCACCGAGGTCCGAGGTGGCAGGGCCTTCATGGCACTACACATGGTGCAATGGCGCGGAGCTTTTGATGAGCCCTGCAGTTTGGGATTTTATTTCGTATAGCTAAAGATGGTTTAAAGTAAATTTTGTGTACAACTCTTGGGCGCATCTATGATTTTTGTGTGATTCTAAATTTCTAAGGTTGATGGGTTGAGGGATGTGTTTTGAACAGTTTCCATAGCTGTAGGATTTGGAGATGTAGGATGAAAATTGAAACACTATTGGATGTGCAATGAATCAAATCTTCTAGCTCGCTAATTTACAATGAAAATCGAGCTTGCTTACACTATTTTTTTCCCTCATGGATgaaccaatttcatcaccaCACAACCACAACATTTGATGTTGGTGCTCCACAAAATATTATCATATTTCCATTCAATTGTTGGGGACGATATGTGATGACAATTCCAGCCCGATGCACTATGCCTATAAACTAATATGCGAGTTAACAATGTTGGAACATTTATTTTAAGTGTTTGGATCATAGATTTTGATGAGTTGGCGCAAGATAACGGGAAGCGAAACTATTTGTTTTTCTAAATTTGATAGCCTCATATCATGATAACTTGCCAGTCAAATATGTAATAAAAGAAATTTACACAGTTATGTGTGTTGTATGAGCATGTAATGTTGCATAGATCGTTGTGGTACATATACAACATATTTAAAAAATTTGGCCAATGAGTCTGGTACTTCCTTGTGAGCAACTTCATGGGTCTTATTGGCAGATTTAAGGATCATTTTCCTTAGCaaatgtcggtgttttaccgccacacccaccgagagatacccccaaggtggtgagtttgtaggtagggtatcgctgagattaggaactcgaaggtgcaaggaacacaaagtttagacaggttcgagccgccgagagcataataccctacgtcctgtgtggtttgtattgtcttaggtggtgatcagttgatctcctgtttggagggggCCCCTAtgcgcccttatatagtttgagGGGACAGGGTTACGTGGAAGGCTTAGTCAGAtacgagcccaggagtcctatccgagtacttttcgggtagtttcccgTCATcttcgactagttttactactgtatgagtagtcctactacgctacgagtagttacaatagatgtagggcgtgagtcgtgccccatcccttatcctaggaaatgtACGCTACGTGCACAGTCCCATGGGCCCGAgtttgacaagcccccgagctcttcgtagttgagtactgcaagcgtccgagtacttcttaaggcatcttcgagttctccctaactccatcttgaaggtgttcTGCGAGTAcatccttggctgcatcgaggctgtgaggtgctcatgtcccgattagttgtcaagtcttcttttatatggggtacgattaaactcgcactccatatggagtagcccccgagccttaagttGACTCGtaaaatcaggctgagggtcaatttcgTCTTGAGTCTTTTGTCCTTATTTTCCAAAAGattcgaaaaataagtcgctgatgacacgtggccctgcagcccccgagccttgaatccaaatcctcaagGTTTTGAATAAAGAATCCAAAGAATTGTAGCATGCAATATGTGAcaataaagatttgatggttaagatgggcaaattggatcaaaaatttgaaaactgctttttttcagaattacttccCTGGAAAAATAGTTGAACAAATAACTTCATCAAAAAGCGCccgaaattaccgctcaaatcaaaccttggtTGCTGAGAGCCGTGTTGTATCCAGCCCTAAGCCTGGGAGCAATATGAGTCGCATAGTATAtacctagtagtcggtggcaccAACCCCCGAGCATAGGCATCGGCCAAGTTGCTGCTGAATCTTGAACTgccgatgaagccgactagtcagaGTTGATTCTGACTAGATTTTTAGGCGAGATGagcagtcgaagtagtcgaacacgcgtaaaactagtcaagaactagtaaacaccTTGTCATAGGAGCGaggcccttcagtaacatagcatactagtcggaaactagtaatctgttactagaAGTGTGGgtgcaaggccccttcagcaaaatTCACGTAATaccggtcgtaaaccagtagaatggagttgtactggaagtatgggagtgaggctcctttagtaacataggatactagttggaaactagtaatctgttactggaagtatgagagcgaggccccttcagcaaacttgcgtgtaataccggtcgtaaaccagtagaacggagttgtactggaagtatgggagcgaggcccttcagtaacataggatactagttggaaactagtaatctgttaatGAAAGTATGGGaacaaggccccttcagcaaacttgcgtgtaATACCGGTTGTAAACCAGTAGAATGGAGTTGTATTGAAATTTTTGATCTCCAGGCACCAACGGAAGATGTCTTGGTTGGCTAAGGATAGAAACATTGTAAATGCTCGATATTCTAGGAGTTTGGAACCTCCAGGCCATCGTGGTATTGTAAGCGATACGACCTTGGTCCTGTAACCTTATGCACGATGAAGGGCCCTTCCCATCGCGAATTAAGCTTGTGCGGCCCGGTTTCATCCTAGATacgtcgaagaaccatatctccaatattgaaagagcgtcgttgaacATTCCGGTTGTGATAACGAcggactccttgtaagtagtgGGCCGACTGGAGCAAGACGTTGCATCTAATTTCCTCAGCTGAGTGAAGTTTGAGATGTCTTGCGTTATCAGCCTTACTTTCTTCATACATCTCAGTCGAgaagacttccacatgatgttAGCCGATAATATAGCTTCAGgcccgtatacgaggaagaaaggtgaatATCCTGTGGCTTTTCTTGGTTGTGTTTGAAGTGCCCAGATTACTGACGAGATCTCATCGATCCATttgccgccctttttgctattcttgccatagagtcttttcttcaagccatcaagaatcaagctgtTGGTGTGCTCAACCAGGCCATTGGCCCGCAGgcgagccactgaaacatacttgacctcaatgGAACTGCATTCACAGAAATCTTAGAATTGATGCGAGTGAAAATTGGATCctaagtctgtgatgatggtgttggggaagccgaaatggtgcaagatgtcgcagatgaagctaaccactcgatctgTAGAGAGCGTTGTAATTGGCTTGTACTTGATCTACTTGATAAACTTGTAGATGGCCACCACCTGGTGCAGTTGTCaaaggccctatcatgtccaggccctagcatgcaaacggccatgaaggtggtatggtgataaggttGTGAGTTGGAACATGGGGCTGTTTGCTGAAGAACTGATAGTTTGTGCACCATTCAACGAGTGCTTTGgcgtctgccaaagcagtcggcaagtagaaaccagatctaaAAGTCTTGCcaactagtgtgcgagaagcagcaTGGTTCCCACACACGCCTTTGTGAATCTCCTGGAGTATTTCTCTGCCTTCTTCCAtgcggacacacttcatgagtatgcctgatgctgatccacgcttgtacaagTTATCCGCGACTAGAATGTACCTTTTGCTGCGCCTTAAAATGCATGTAACCTCAGCGCTTTTTGGGTAGACGCCAGGGGGTAGTTTGTGTTCCTGGATATAGTCAATGAAGGTCACCCACCAgtcaacctcgatcatcaagacctctcggtcgggttccttTGGATCCTGAGCGATTTTACTTGAGTCTAGTGTCATGATGGATAGGGgatgcaactcgtgaacgaAAACTCCTACTGGGatgttagctcgatcagaacccagttttGAAAACACATCcgctcccacattgttgtcgcgaatcacatgATGGATTTCCAGCCtagagaacttgttctcgagcttgtgTATTTCCGCAACGTGtgcatccatggtgtccttgttgacgtCCCACTCGATgtagtgagtttgtaggtagggtgtcgccaagatcaggaactcgaaggtgcaaggaacacaaggtttagacaggttcggaccgccgagagcgtaataccctacgtcttgtgtggtttgtattgcctttgatggtgatcgggtgatctcctgggtgattccccttggagggggtcctgtccgcccttatatagtcttgggggataggtttacatggaagtttcAGTCGGATACCTACCCTAGAATCCTACCCGAGTGCTTTTCTGGTAGTTTTCtattgtatccgactagtttttcTACTATAGGAGTAGCTCTACTAggttacgagtagttacaacagatgtagggcgtgggccatgtcccatcccttatcctaggaaaagtatgccacgtgtgggttcccgtgtgcccgggtctgatAGTGAGAacccctagttccactgcccacttagagaTGCGCCTGGTGGCATCCCggttgtggaggatatccgccaatgggaagtcaGTGACCACCGAGATGTTGTATgcatcgaaataatggcgaagcttcctggaagtgatgagtataccgtacagtagtttctgaattatcgggtaatgaaccttggattcagaaaaggacttcgctgatgaagtagactggcTGCTACACACCGAAGGCATGGCCTTTCTCTTGGCGCTCCACCACGATTGCTGTGCTGATgatgtgagtagtcgcggcgatGTAGTAGCAGGTTCTCGCCTGGTTGTGGGGCCGTTAGGATGGGGGGCgactgcaaatgatgcttgagatcttgcagcacCTGCTTCACCTCCTCTGTCCACTGGAACCTATCATAgcgcttgagcaatttgaagaaggctAGCCCCCATTCCCCAAGTCGCAATATAAATCTGTTCaaggctgccatacagcctgtgagCTTGTAGACATCCTTGATCATATGTGGAGTGTCCATGGCTATGATGGTGGTGATCTTCTTTGGGTTTACTTCAAATCCTCGGTGACTAAtgatgaaaccgagtagttttccttgtggcacgcTGAAAacacacttggttgggttgagcttccatcgaaacTTGCATAAGTTGTTGAACATTTCCTCGAGATCAGGGATGAACTCAtcatgggatctggtcttgatgaccacgtcgtccacataggcttcaacgttGTGATGTAGCTGATCACCAAGGCAAAGTTGGATGGCTtgctgataggtggctcctgcattcttcaacccgaaggacactGTTGTGTATgcctatgctccaaagggggtgatgaatactgtcttgatctgatcttcttccttgagagcgatctagTGATAACCCTAGTAGCAGTCAAGGAAGAACATCATGACGCAGCCAGCCATGGAgtcaatgacttggtcgatgcgtgggagcgcgaagggatcgttcgggcagtgtttgttgagatcagtgtaatccacacacaccctccattcattattattctttttcaagactagtacatggttagctaaccactcagagtggtatacttctttaataaaaccagccgtgagtagttttgctagctccttcttgatggctTCCCTCTTGTCAGGAGCGAAGCGTCGTAGTCATTGCTTCTTGGGAGTGGCCTTGGGGTCGACTTTTAGacaatgctcgatcaactccttgggcacccctggcatatccgctgatttccacgtgaatatgtctcggttagctcaAAGAAAGCTGATGagtgcgctttcctatttgtcactcaaGCTGCCTCCGATCAAAATAGTCTTGGACGGGTCATCTTCTTgtagctggatggccttgatgccgacgtcgctggggttgggttaaccctcgactggctaggcctctggctagagatctccatctctgagtcgGTCAGCTTTTGCGCAGCTGTGAGTACTTCGGTAGAAGGCTTTGGCATACGTAATGTCGCggcgtactcgatcgcctcttggtcgcaatcgtacaacttcttcaagtcaccacgGAAGGTGAGGACGCctatcttgcctggcatcttgaatAGCAGGTAGACATAGTGGGGCATGGCCATGAAATTGGCCAGTGCTGGTCTGCCGAGGATGGCATGATATGACAACTCGAAgtcagccacctcgaacttgatgtactctaTGCGGTAGTTGTCCTTCATCCT
Above is a genomic segment from Panicum hallii strain FIL2 chromosome 8, PHallii_v3.1, whole genome shotgun sequence containing:
- the LOC112902921 gene encoding kafirin PSKR2-like; its protein translation is MAAKVFSLLALLALLVSATTAVIIPQCSLAASAATIPQYLSPIAAVGYEHPIVQSYRLQQALAASILPSSAMFLQQQSALLQQQSLAQLTVQSIAAQQQRVLSPFSQVALANPAAYLQQQINQLAMVNPAAYLQQQLLPFNQLAVANSAAFSQQQQQLVPFNPLAVAHPAAFLQQQQLVNQLALTSPAAFWQQQQLVNQLALTSPASFWQQPIVGSTLF